In Streptomyces sp. NBC_00306, a single genomic region encodes these proteins:
- a CDS encoding GNAT family N-acetyltransferase → MSDDLPLLLPDGPDAAQRLAGPVARALARNRAHMRPCEPDRPELFYTAEGQAVRLAPDPTTRRWHFHAGTRIVGGLTLSGIALGPFRSAQLGYWIDDEFTGRGLATRAVEEVCRAAREDLGLHRVEADTLLDNAASQRVLAKCGFERIGMAPKYLHINGAWRDHLLFQRILHDDPPPL, encoded by the coding sequence ATGAGCGATGACCTACCGCTTCTGCTGCCCGACGGGCCGGACGCCGCCCAGCGCCTCGCGGGACCCGTGGCCCGCGCCCTGGCCCGCAACCGGGCCCATATGCGCCCCTGCGAACCGGACCGCCCCGAGCTGTTCTACACGGCCGAGGGGCAGGCAGTCCGGCTGGCACCCGATCCCACCACCCGGCGCTGGCACTTCCACGCGGGCACCCGGATCGTCGGCGGGCTCACCCTCTCCGGCATCGCTCTCGGCCCGTTCCGCAGTGCGCAGCTCGGCTACTGGATCGACGACGAGTTCACCGGACGCGGGCTCGCCACCCGCGCGGTCGAGGAGGTCTGCCGGGCCGCCCGTGAGGACCTGGGCCTGCACCGGGTGGAGGCGGACACCCTGCTCGACAACGCCGCCTCGCAGCGGGTGCTCGCCAAGTGCGGCTTCGAGCGGATCGGCATGGCCCCGAAGTACCTGCACATCAACGGCGCATGGCGCGACCACCTGCTCTTCCAGCGCATCCTGCACGACGACCCGCCGCCACTCTGA